The following nucleotide sequence is from Pseudonocardia sp. C8.
TCCTCGATCGTGGTGTAGAAGTGGGTGGCCCCGAACTGCTGGGCCCACTCCCGCTTCTGCTCCACCGGGTCGACCGCGATCACCGTGGTGGCGCCGGCGTGGGCGGCGCCCTGCAGGGCGTTGGCACCGATGCCGCCGATGCCCATCACGATGACGGTGTCGCCGGGCTGGACGTTGCCCGACCGCACCGCGGACCCCCAGCCGGTGGGGACCGCGCAGCCCAGCAGCGCGGCGGCCCGGAGCGGCAGCTCCTTGTCGATCTTGATGACCGACGCGGTCGAGGCAGTGGTGTACTCGCTGAAGGTGGAGATGCCGCACTGCTGGCCGACGGGCGTGCCGTCGTCGAGGTGCATCCGGAAGCTCGTCGGGTCCTCCGCACGTGCGCCGGTGAGCAGCGAGGCGCCGAGGTCGCAGAGGTTCGACAGGCCGCGGGCGCAGAACTCGCAGCGCCCGCAGGCGGGGAGGAAGGAGAACACGACGTGGTCGCCGACCTCGTACCCGGGGGTGTCCGGGCCGACGGCGGTGATCACGCCCGAGCCCTCGTGGCCACCCGCGTAGGGGAAGACGGCGACCGGGACGTCCCCGGTGGCCACGTGGTCGTCGGAGTGGCACAGGCCGGACGCGGCGATCTTGACCGTCACCTCGTTCTGACGCGGGTCGTCGAGTTCCACCTCGACGGTCTCGTACTTGCCGGGTGAGGAGCGGACGACGGAGGTGCGGGTGCGGATGGGCATGGCGGTGCCTCTCGGTCAGGCGGGCAGGGGGTTCTTGGTGAGGAACTCGGTGACGAGTCCGGCCACGTCGTCGGGGCGCTCCAGGGGCGCCGCGTGGCTCGCGCCCGGGCCGGCGAGCTGCTCGAACCGGGCACCGGGGATCCGGTCGGCGACCGCCCGGCCCTGCCGGGGCGGGGTGAGCAGGTCGGACTCGGCGGCGATCACCAGGGTCGGCACGGTGATCCGGTCGATCCGGTCGAGGGCGTCGTGGGCGACGTCGGCGTCCCACTGCTCGGCCGCGGTCGCCATCTGCTCCGGTGTGCTGGGGAACAGCGGGCCGAGCTGCTCGAGCATGGCGGGGAACTGCTCGGAGTTGAGCAGCTCGGGGGAGAAGGCGATCCCGAGGGCGGCGAGGGCGACGTCCCGGTGCCCGGTCCGCCACGGGTGTCCGAGCGCGGTGAACACCGAGGCCTGGTACACGTCGGTCCGGCCCCAGGTGCCGACCAGGGCGAGGTCGGCGACCCGCTCCGGGTGGTTCAGCGCCAGCTCCTGGGCGACGGTGCTGCCCAGCGAGTAGCCCAGCACATGCGCCCGGTCGATCCCGAGCTCGCCCAGCAGCGCGGCCAGGTCGTCGGCGAGCGAGGCCATGCTGATCGGGCCCTCGCCGCGGGTGGAATCGCCGACACCGCGGTGGTCGTAGGTGATCACCCGGAAGCTCGCCGCCAGTGTCGGCAGCATCGGCGCCCAGAGCCGGTGGGACTGGGTCGTGCCGCAGACCAGTACGAGCGGCTCGCCCGAGCCGTACTCGCTGACCTGCAGGTTCACGCCGTCCGGCAGCGTGACCGTCCGGTCGGTGGGGGTGGGGGTCGTCATGTCCGATCAACTCACCATCTGGAATCCGTCGTAACCGTTCGCGGCGACCTCGTCGCACCGCTGCCGGTAGGGGCCGACCCCACCGAGGTAGGGCATGAAGATCCGCGGCTTGCCGGGCACGTTCGCGCCCACGTACCAGGAGTTCGCCCGGGGCAGCAGGGTCGAGTCGGCGACCTCGTTGACGTGCGCGACCCACTCCTCCTCGGCCTTCGGCTCGGCCTCGATGAGCCGCACACCGTCGGCGCGCGCCCGCTCGATCGCGTCGGCGATCCAGTCCACGTGCTGCTCGATGGACACGACCATGTTGCTGAACACCGAGGGGCTCCCGGGACCGGTGACCAGGAACATGTTCGGGAACCCGGCGATGGCCAGGCCCAGGTAGGTGCGCGGTCCCGCGGCCCACACCTCGGAGAGCGTCAGCTCGTCGTGGCCCCGGATGTCCATGGCGAGCAGCGCCCCGGTCATCGCGTCGAAGCCAGTGGCGAAGACGATGGCGTCGACCGCGTACTCGGTGTCGCCGGCCCGGATCCCGTCG
It contains:
- a CDS encoding NDMA-dependent alcohol dehydrogenase, which translates into the protein MPIRTRTSVVRSSPGKYETVEVELDDPRQNEVTVKIAASGLCHSDDHVATGDVPVAVFPYAGGHEGSGVITAVGPDTPGYEVGDHVVFSFLPACGRCEFCARGLSNLCDLGASLLTGARAEDPTSFRMHLDDGTPVGQQCGISTFSEYTTASTASVIKIDKELPLRAAALLGCAVPTGWGSAVRSGNVQPGDTVIVMGIGGIGANALQGAAHAGATTVIAVDPVEQKREWAQQFGATHFYTTIEEAADFARSLTNGQGADATIVTIGVLQGDHIGQALASIRKAGTVVVTGLGDITAVGAPIALGELTLFQKRLQGSLFGESNPRRDIPSLLRMYQAGQLKLDELVTTEYSLDQVAKAYEDMHAGRNIRGMIVFE
- a CDS encoding alpha/beta fold hydrolase → MTTPTPTDRTVTLPDGVNLQVSEYGSGEPLVLVCGTTQSHRLWAPMLPTLAASFRVITYDHRGVGDSTRGEGPISMASLADDLAALLGELGIDRAHVLGYSLGSTVAQELALNHPERVADLALVGTWGRTDVYQASVFTALGHPWRTGHRDVALAALGIAFSPELLNSEQFPAMLEQLGPLFPSTPEQMATAAEQWDADVAHDALDRIDRITVPTLVIAAESDLLTPPRQGRAVADRIPGARFEQLAGPGASHAAPLERPDDVAGLVTEFLTKNPLPA